The nucleotide window CGGAGGCCCGGACGCTCTACGGCATCTCGGACACGGTCCTGGACCTCTCCATTACCCCGAACCGGGGCGACCTCCTCAGCATCCTGGGCGTCGCCCGGGAGCTCCGGGGCCTCTTCCCGGACTCCGAGCTGCATGCGCCCCGGTGGCCGGAGGCTCCTGGGAGCGCCGCGGACTGGCCGGAGACGTTCGGAACGATCTCGCTTCCCGACCCCGGCTGCCTTTGCTACCACCTCGGCCTGGCGACGGACGTCGCGATGGGCCCGTCGCCCCTGGCGGTCCGGGTGGCCCTGGCCCACATGGGCATGAGGCCCTTGTCGAACGTCGTGGACGCGACCAACTACGTGATGCTGATGCTGGGTCAGCCCCTGCACGCGTTCGACCTGAACACCCTGCCCGCGCGGGAGATCACCGTGAGGGCGGCGAAGGACGGCGAGCGCATGACGACCCTGGACGGGCGGGAGCGCATCCTCTCGGACCGGGACATGCTGATCACGAGCGGCGGCGAGCCCATCGCCCTCGCGGGGGTCATGGGCGGGGACCGGACGGAGATCCGCGACGGCACCCGGACCGTGGTTCTGGAGAGCGCCGCATTCTCCCCGCTGCGCGTGGGACACACGGCCCGGCGTCTGGGCATCGCGTCGGAGGCCGCTTTCCGGTTCGCCCGCACCGTGGACCCCACCCTCAGCGCGCGCGCCCTGGCGCTCGCCCTCGAACTGATCCGCGACTGGAGCGGCGCCGGGGTCGGTTACGGCGTGCTCTCCGCATCCAACGCGCTCCCGGTCCCCGAGCCCGTGACCCTGACGCGCCGCAAGCTCGGGACGTACCTCGCCTGGGACGACATGGACGCCTCGGAAAAAATCCTGGAGGGCTTCGGGATCCGTCGCGAGGGGGGCACGGGGGACGCGCGCACCTTCCTGCCGCCGACGTGGCGGCCGGACATCGCCATCGAGGAGGATCTGATCGAGGAGATCGGTCGTTTTCGCGGCTACGACGATGCCCCCTCCCGCCTGCCGGGCGAACAGCCTCGGGGCGGGGACCAGGGGCTTCCGACCCGCCTGGCCGCGTTCGTGCGGCAGGCCCTGGTGGCTCGGGGTTACGTGGAGGCGGTCACCTACAGCTTCCTCCCGGAGGACTTCCCCAGGCGTCTGCTCCTGCCCGAGGACGATCCCCGCTCCGCACCCCTGACCCTGGCCAACCCCATCAGCCAGGAGCAGATCGCCATGCGCACCACGATGGTCCCCGGCCTTCTGGGCGGCCTGAAGGCGAGCGCCGCCTCGGGGTGGCGCGGGGCCG belongs to Fretibacterium sp. OH1220_COT-178 and includes:
- the pheT gene encoding phenylalanine--tRNA ligase subunit beta, with product MLVSWNLLKEFITLSASPEEAAERLTMAGAEVERIEHTARALEGVVAARILSLSPHPERETLLVAKLDTGRGEAVCVTNADNMKAGDRVLYAPPGSTLPDGTRLAVRDFHGFASAGMMLSALELGLPEVGTADGILILPADAPVGTEARTLYGISDTVLDLSITPNRGDLLSILGVARELRGLFPDSELHAPRWPEAPGSAADWPETFGTISLPDPGCLCYHLGLATDVAMGPSPLAVRVALAHMGMRPLSNVVDATNYVMLMLGQPLHAFDLNTLPAREITVRAAKDGERMTTLDGRERILSDRDMLITSGGEPIALAGVMGGDRTEIRDGTRTVVLESAAFSPLRVGHTARRLGIASEAAFRFARTVDPTLSARALALALELIRDWSGAGVGYGVLSASNALPVPEPVTLTRRKLGTYLAWDDMDASEKILEGFGIRREGGTGDARTFLPPTWRPDIAIEEDLIEEIGRFRGYDDAPSRLPGEQPRGGDQGLPTRLAAFVRQALVARGYVEAVTYSFLPEDFPRRLLLPEDDPRSAPLTLANPISQEQIAMRTTMVPGLLGGLKASAASGWRGAVRLFEQGRIFLRTGSGHVEHDVVAGLVFDGTDPRTPWKGQGEDFYSVKGDVAALLEGRGLVPQFVAGHQPFGHAGQTAEVRALAPDGSPRTVGWLARLKPVLEQDLGLGGGAVFLFELRLAALEERFRPELRPASAFPASLRDVSMLVPSDRTQDEVASDIRTAAHDAAGWDILRELRLFDVYEGKGIPEGFRSLAFSLTYRAPDRTLNDEEVERVHGAVRDTLVQKGYNMR